The Sinorhizobium meliloti genome includes a window with the following:
- a CDS encoding DUF2493 domain-containing protein yields MSLTSSLDDAFEPHHASSPANRFIYEMQIYGHRPFQDEPDPRPLPEEPVVQSALTAMFDAMFEMLGDTRLEPDLEDLLWSTVNLFHRAGERIQRELQRNEDAQRAGQSEQDGSEVKSVELERLIAEGITLLERRNAFEFMRDYAADLFEAQTGSAWRPRTGSKVSHANMTAAMIDSRDFLSARRRAETEVLIPAGTKIAFGGGIDYNDHERIWAKLDQALAKHPDMVLLHGGSPKGAERIAACWAEARKVTQIAFKPNWTKHAKAAPFRRNDDMLSVMPSGVVIFPGSGITENLADKARRLGIPVWQASGSGA; encoded by the coding sequence ATGAGTCTTACCTCGTCCCTCGACGACGCCTTCGAGCCCCACCACGCGTCTTCCCCAGCCAACCGCTTCATCTACGAGATGCAAATCTACGGCCATCGTCCTTTCCAGGACGAACCAGACCCGCGCCCACTTCCCGAGGAGCCGGTCGTTCAGTCGGCGCTGACTGCGATGTTCGACGCCATGTTCGAGATGCTCGGCGACACGCGGCTGGAACCCGATCTCGAAGATCTGCTCTGGTCGACGGTCAATCTCTTCCACCGCGCCGGCGAGCGCATCCAGCGCGAGCTCCAGCGCAATGAGGACGCGCAGCGCGCCGGACAGAGCGAGCAGGACGGCTCGGAGGTGAAAAGCGTCGAGCTTGAACGCCTGATCGCCGAGGGCATCACGCTCCTCGAGCGCCGCAACGCCTTCGAGTTCATGCGCGACTATGCAGCCGATCTCTTCGAAGCTCAGACCGGATCCGCCTGGCGGCCGCGGACCGGCTCCAAGGTCAGCCATGCCAATATGACCGCGGCGATGATCGACAGCCGCGACTTTCTTTCCGCCCGCCGCCGCGCCGAGACCGAGGTGCTGATCCCGGCCGGCACCAAGATCGCCTTCGGCGGCGGCATCGACTACAACGATCACGAACGGATCTGGGCGAAACTCGATCAGGCCTTGGCGAAACATCCTGATATGGTTCTGCTGCATGGCGGCTCGCCGAAGGGAGCAGAGCGCATCGCCGCCTGCTGGGCCGAGGCGCGCAAGGTGACGCAGATCGCCTTCAAACCGAACTGGACGAAGCACGCCAAGGCAGCACCCTTCCGCCGCAACGACGACATGCTCTCGGTCATGCCATCAGGCGTCGTCATCTTTCCCGGCTCCGGCATCACCGAGAACCTCGCCGACAAGGCTCGCCGCCTTGGCATCCCGGTCTGGCAGGCTTCGGGAAGCGGCGCGTAA
- a CDS encoding DUF7146 domain-containing protein → MLSASQLADRLAHDAEAVCRHYLSAGHRAGNYWIVGDVANSKGKSLYVHLSGPRAGRWTDAATSQHGDLLDLVRETCGLVDFRDVADEVRRFLSLPHPAPSHRGDAHTDPPVDRPAGERARRLFRMTKPLAGTLADSYLRQRGILRGALHQALRFHPSCFYRDLVTGRTFSYPALIAAVTDPSGAITGVHRTWLDPGGDGKAKVDDPRRALGGLLGNAVRFWFPAHGPVPVTAAGEGLESILSVAHVMPGMPMAAALTANHLAAFRLPDGCRGLYIAADADAAGRHGAERLSRRAQTLGILPLVLAPELGDFNEDLLRLGSDRLTVHLRAQLAPEDAEAFLPT, encoded by the coding sequence ATGCTGTCCGCTTCTCAATTGGCGGATCGTCTCGCGCACGACGCCGAGGCGGTCTGCCGTCATTACCTCTCCGCCGGTCATCGGGCCGGCAACTATTGGATCGTCGGCGACGTCGCGAACAGCAAGGGCAAGTCGCTCTATGTCCATCTCTCCGGCCCGCGTGCCGGACGGTGGACAGATGCAGCAACCTCTCAACATGGCGATCTGCTCGACCTCGTTCGAGAGACCTGCGGGTTGGTGGACTTCCGTGATGTCGCAGACGAGGTGCGGCGTTTCCTAAGCCTTCCCCATCCTGCGCCGTCCCATAGGGGCGACGCCCACACCGATCCGCCGGTCGATAGACCGGCAGGCGAACGCGCAAGACGCTTGTTCCGGATGACGAAGCCGCTCGCCGGCACACTGGCCGACAGCTATTTGCGCCAGCGGGGCATCCTGCGGGGGGCTCTGCACCAGGCGCTCCGCTTCCATCCCTCGTGCTTTTACCGGGACCTCGTGACCGGCAGGACGTTTAGCTATCCGGCGCTGATCGCAGCCGTGACCGATCCCTCCGGGGCGATCACCGGTGTGCATCGCACTTGGCTTGATCCGGGGGGCGACGGAAAGGCGAAGGTGGACGATCCCCGCCGCGCGCTCGGCGGGCTGCTCGGAAATGCCGTGCGCTTCTGGTTTCCCGCCCATGGCCCAGTGCCGGTCACGGCCGCGGGCGAAGGGCTCGAAAGCATCTTGTCAGTCGCGCACGTGATGCCCGGTATGCCGATGGCCGCGGCGCTGACCGCCAATCACCTTGCCGCCTTTCGGCTGCCCGATGGTTGCCGGGGCCTTTACATCGCAGCCGACGCCGACGCGGCCGGCCGGCATGGCGCCGAGCGGTTGAGCCGCCGCGCGCAGACGCTAGGTATCCTACCGCTCGTGCTTGCCCCGGAGCTCGGCGACTTCAACGAGGACCTGCTCCGGCTCGGATCCGACCGGCTCACTGTGCATCTGAGAGCCCAGCTCGCGCCGGAAGACGCCGAGGCGTTCTTGCCCACCTGA
- a CDS encoding strawberry notch C-terminal domain-containing protein, producing the protein MNVTSFRAANAAAVPLAPSVRADRAGKNLVAGHQLLPFLEHGQAIGTTDLRATLTNVVGGSDAEGFWAGKDAYAASEVAQILFLRKLGAAISARANAPQAALIMLKKVVGLILTHTRRSEESQQLQQFSTPLPLGLVAAHAAGVIANDTLHEPSAGTGFMAIVQPPRFRMIATNVKAERRFLSTIARRLDALDAITRGQRQTGGLSRLSRNFGLDQTEVINADQVWQSLLGGSSVVALAGDMPLRRVRLMSDHRVALSGSTDGMRDRLKAMGLFSETIAWKLRFFLPTSEGGSAILARLIERHPIVDVTGPV; encoded by the coding sequence ATGAACGTGACCTCATTTCGCGCCGCGAACGCGGCCGCCGTCCCGCTGGCTCCCTCCGTCCGTGCCGACCGGGCAGGAAAAAATCTTGTTGCAGGCCATCAGCTTTTGCCGTTTCTCGAACACGGCCAGGCAATTGGTACCACCGATCTTCGCGCTACCCTAACCAATGTCGTCGGAGGATCGGACGCCGAAGGCTTTTGGGCGGGGAAGGACGCCTATGCGGCGTCCGAGGTCGCGCAGATCCTGTTTCTGCGCAAACTGGGTGCAGCGATTTCCGCTCGCGCGAACGCGCCTCAGGCGGCGCTGATCATGCTGAAGAAGGTCGTGGGCCTGATCCTGACCCACACACGGCGCTCCGAGGAAAGCCAACAGCTCCAGCAGTTTTCCACGCCGCTGCCGCTTGGCCTTGTCGCGGCTCACGCCGCCGGCGTCATCGCGAACGATACCCTGCATGAACCGTCCGCCGGTACCGGCTTCATGGCGATCGTACAGCCGCCGCGCTTCCGCATGATCGCCACCAACGTCAAGGCGGAACGGCGCTTCCTGTCAACGATTGCTCGGCGCCTTGACGCACTCGACGCGATTACCCGGGGTCAGCGCCAGACCGGCGGGCTTTCACGGCTTAGCCGGAATTTCGGGCTCGATCAGACGGAGGTCATCAACGCCGACCAAGTCTGGCAATCGCTTCTCGGCGGCTCCTCGGTCGTTGCCCTCGCCGGCGATATGCCGTTGCGCCGAGTTCGGTTGATGAGCGACCATCGTGTCGCACTCAGTGGCTCCACCGACGGGATGCGGGACAGGCTCAAAGCAATGGGTCTGTTCTCTGAGACGATCGCCTGGAAGCTCAGGTTCTTCCTTCCGACATCCGAGGGAGGATCGGCGATCCTCGCCCGCCTCATCGAACGGCATCCGATCGTCGATGTCACTGGACCGGTGTGA
- a CDS encoding DUF1173 domain-containing protein, translating into MRNFAIGDQAVDESSPEFRALLPHAYEQKLRPMCMCKELPVPMYIARLDDQYLIKRMPLSGRDHDPACPSYEPPYELSGLGPLIGNAIQIGASGKADLKLDFSLTKRGPRSAPGASAEAAERGIRSEPKKLSLRAMLHYLWEAGELTEWRSTWTGRRGWGRVRTSLINAASQMTARGGPLSDMIFVPEVFHPDDKDGIAARRAAALKQIQTSGSGTRKLMMIVAEVKEFAAAREGHRIVVRHLPFPLMIEDGAWRRLAGRYETELELWRSSEALHLIVIATFGVSTAGIASVDEVALMVVNEHWLPFEDTHELRLLEKLSHLKRKSVKGLRFNLPRDAPIVSVTLPEQKPVPVAMFIVPASAGDEYEQALTNMIDARPEIAPWIWRVAEGEMPRLP; encoded by the coding sequence GTGCGTAACTTTGCGATCGGCGATCAGGCAGTGGACGAATCCTCGCCCGAGTTTCGGGCGCTGCTTCCGCACGCCTATGAGCAAAAGCTTCGCCCGATGTGCATGTGCAAGGAACTTCCGGTTCCAATGTATATCGCGCGCCTGGACGATCAGTATCTCATCAAGCGCATGCCGCTTTCGGGGCGCGACCACGATCCTGCATGCCCCTCCTATGAGCCGCCCTACGAGCTTTCTGGTCTCGGTCCCCTGATCGGCAATGCGATCCAGATCGGTGCCAGCGGCAAGGCAGACCTGAAGCTGGATTTTTCGCTGACAAAACGCGGGCCACGATCGGCGCCGGGAGCGTCGGCTGAGGCAGCGGAGCGGGGCATCCGCAGCGAGCCGAAGAAACTGTCGCTCAGGGCGATGCTGCATTATCTTTGGGAGGCCGGCGAACTGACGGAATGGCGCTCGACGTGGACGGGCCGGCGCGGCTGGGGCCGGGTGCGTACGAGCCTCATCAATGCCGCCTCGCAGATGACCGCAAGGGGCGGTCCGTTGAGCGACATGATCTTCGTTCCTGAGGTGTTTCATCCTGACGACAAGGACGGGATCGCTGCTCGACGCGCCGCCGCGCTCAAGCAAATCCAGACTTCAGGTTCGGGAACGCGCAAGCTCATGATGATCGTGGCCGAGGTAAAGGAGTTTGCCGCGGCCCGCGAAGGGCACAGAATCGTCGTACGGCACCTGCCCTTCCCGCTGATGATCGAGGATGGCGCGTGGCGGCGGCTCGCAGGGCGCTATGAGACCGAACTGGAACTGTGGCGCTCGAGCGAGGCGTTGCACCTGATCGTCATCGCGACCTTCGGCGTCTCGACCGCCGGCATCGCGTCGGTCGACGAGGTCGCCCTGATGGTGGTCAACGAGCATTGGCTGCCATTCGAGGACACTCACGAATTGCGGCTCTTGGAAAAGCTCAGTCATCTCAAGCGAAAGAGCGTCAAGGGGCTGCGTTTCAACCTACCCCGCGATGCGCCGATCGTGTCAGTAACATTGCCCGAACAGAAACCCGTCCCCGTCGCGATGTTCATTGTGCCGGCAAGCGCCGGAGATGAATACGAGCAGGCACTCACCAATATGATAGACGCGAGACCGGAGATCGCACCTTGGATCTGGAGAGTGGCCGAGGGCGAGATGCCGCGATTGCCTTGA
- a CDS encoding antirestriction protein has translation MSTSVIAPQSATIVPEASRPEFLPTLFGRSLLIVAENAVYSLMERLSPLDYGGGFWAFYEHEGKPLFLAPQSKSRLRITGEITGFQGEVSAEAAGIIATLFAFSHLSFQYQSEHLSEGYGRLYAYSADHPEAVEIFQAID, from the coding sequence ATGTCGACATCCGTGATTGCACCCCAAAGCGCCACCATTGTCCCCGAAGCGAGTCGCCCGGAATTCCTGCCCACCCTGTTCGGTCGTTCACTCCTGATCGTCGCCGAGAATGCAGTCTATAGCTTGATGGAGCGGCTGAGCCCGCTCGACTATGGCGGCGGCTTCTGGGCCTTCTACGAACACGAAGGCAAGCCGCTCTTCCTGGCTCCGCAATCCAAATCGCGGCTTCGGATCACCGGCGAGATCACCGGATTTCAGGGGGAGGTGTCCGCCGAGGCCGCCGGCATCATCGCCACACTGTTCGCCTTCTCCCATCTCTCCTTCCAGTATCAGTCCGAACATCTCTCTGAAGGCTACGGCCGTCTCTACGCCTATTCGGCCGACCATCCAGAAGCTGTCGAGATATTCCAGGCGATCGATTGA
- a CDS encoding Y-family DNA polymerase, whose translation MVIARSGSKRWISAADTAATKLGLRVGMPAAKAQALVQGLVMIDADTAADLAALERLALWALSQYSPVVAMDPPDGIVMDTEGADHLQGGEDLMLSGLVNRFRGRGLAARAAIADTWGAAHALARTTDRETVIVGRGDAARAANRLPLSSLRLPAETVQSLRTLGFTTVGDLAATPRAPLTLRFGLEVGRRLDQMFGHIAEPIDPIRPAELVEVQKSFAEPIGAPETIEKYVSRLVRQLCLELEKRGLGVRRADLIVHRVDNTIQALRAGTAKPVRDIAWLTKLFRDRIERIEPGFGIEKLGLAAILAEPLIEAQSASSLIEEQVTDVTPLIDVLGNRGGQRIFRVAPVASDVPERSVRRIAPIADEDGATWPLNWPRPPRLLARPELIEVIALLPDHPPVSFTWRSKRRRVKRADGPERIFGEWWKRSSEWVAVRDYFVVEDDRGERFWIFRSGDGVDAETGSHKWFMHGMFA comes from the coding sequence GTGGTCATCGCCAGGAGCGGTTCGAAGCGATGGATTTCGGCAGCTGATACGGCGGCGACCAAGCTCGGCCTTCGTGTCGGCATGCCGGCCGCCAAGGCGCAGGCACTGGTCCAGGGTCTGGTGATGATCGATGCCGATACGGCAGCCGATCTCGCTGCCCTCGAACGGCTGGCGCTCTGGGCCTTGTCACAATATTCTCCGGTTGTCGCGATGGACCCTCCCGACGGTATCGTCATGGATACCGAAGGCGCCGATCATCTTCAGGGCGGCGAGGACTTGATGCTGTCCGGCCTCGTCAATCGCTTCCGCGGCCGGGGTCTCGCTGCCCGCGCGGCAATCGCCGATACCTGGGGTGCCGCGCATGCGCTTGCCCGGACCACAGATCGCGAGACGGTCATCGTCGGGCGCGGCGATGCCGCCAGGGCCGCGAACCGACTGCCACTGTCGTCGCTGCGGCTGCCGGCCGAAACTGTTCAAAGCCTTCGAACCCTCGGCTTTACCACCGTCGGCGACTTGGCTGCCACACCGCGGGCACCGCTGACGCTGCGCTTCGGCCTGGAGGTCGGCCGCCGTCTCGATCAGATGTTCGGCCATATCGCTGAGCCGATAGATCCGATCCGGCCGGCGGAACTTGTCGAGGTCCAAAAATCTTTCGCTGAGCCCATCGGCGCGCCGGAAACGATCGAGAAATATGTGAGCCGCCTGGTGCGGCAGCTCTGTCTTGAGCTCGAGAAGCGCGGGCTTGGGGTCAGACGCGCCGACCTCATCGTCCATCGCGTCGATAACACCATTCAGGCACTGAGGGCGGGGACGGCGAAGCCGGTCCGTGACATCGCCTGGCTGACGAAACTCTTCCGCGACCGCATCGAGAGGATCGAACCAGGCTTCGGCATCGAGAAGCTCGGTCTTGCGGCCATCCTCGCCGAGCCGCTGATTGAGGCACAGTCAGCCTCGTCACTCATTGAAGAACAGGTAACCGATGTGACGCCGCTCATCGACGTGCTTGGCAATCGCGGTGGACAGCGGATATTCCGTGTGGCCCCGGTCGCAAGCGACGTCCCGGAACGTAGCGTCCGGCGGATCGCTCCGATCGCCGACGAGGACGGCGCCACCTGGCCGCTCAACTGGCCAAGACCGCCGCGGCTTCTGGCGCGTCCCGAACTGATCGAAGTGATCGCGCTTTTGCCCGATCATCCGCCCGTCTCGTTCACGTGGCGCAGCAAGCGGCGCAGAGTGAAGCGCGCCGACGGACCGGAGCGGATATTTGGGGAGTGGTGGAAACGCAGCTCAGAATGGGTTGCGGTCCGCGACTATTTCGTCGTCGAGGATGATAGGGGCGAGCGCTTCTGGATTTTCCGATCCGGCGACGGCGTCGATGCGGAAACAGGATCGCATAAGTGGTTCATGCACGGGATGTTTGCGTGA
- a CDS encoding ImuA family protein yields MSAAVATLNPVLHELRGKIASLEGAGSRNRSILPFGVPEVDAQLPGGGLAFGALHEVAGGGNGAIDGAAAALFIGGIAARTTGKVVWCLTRFDLFFPALAQVGLHPDRVIFVECDKEETVLASFEEALRYGGLGAVVAELVRLPMTASRRLQLAAEKSGTLGLVIRRWRRQTEASDFGMPTAAATRWRISVLPSEPLPVPGVGRARWLAELMRVRAGEGGEFIIGACDGQGRICLSSETANGPDQAGRSFAIGRKAAGGHRQERFEAMDFGS; encoded by the coding sequence ATGTCCGCAGCCGTCGCCACTTTGAACCCCGTCCTCCACGAGTTGCGCGGGAAAATCGCCAGCTTGGAAGGGGCAGGCTCACGCAATCGGAGCATCTTACCGTTCGGGGTCCCCGAGGTCGACGCGCAACTGCCAGGAGGTGGGCTTGCCTTTGGCGCACTGCACGAAGTGGCCGGTGGCGGAAACGGCGCGATCGATGGAGCCGCCGCGGCACTCTTCATCGGCGGCATCGCCGCCCGTACCACCGGCAAGGTGGTCTGGTGCCTGACACGCTTCGATCTGTTCTTTCCGGCGCTCGCCCAGGTCGGGCTTCATCCCGACCGCGTCATTTTCGTCGAGTGCGATAAGGAAGAGACGGTGCTCGCAAGCTTTGAAGAAGCTTTGCGTTACGGCGGCCTCGGCGCCGTGGTTGCCGAACTGGTGCGACTGCCGATGACGGCATCCCGCCGCTTGCAGCTCGCGGCGGAGAAGTCGGGGACATTGGGGCTGGTGATCCGCCGCTGGCGGCGCCAGACGGAAGCCTCGGACTTTGGCATGCCGACGGCTGCGGCAACGCGCTGGCGGATCTCGGTGCTGCCGTCCGAGCCGCTTCCCGTGCCGGGTGTTGGCCGGGCGCGATGGCTGGCGGAGCTTATGCGCGTGAGAGCTGGGGAGGGAGGCGAGTTCATCATCGGAGCATGTGATGGCCAGGGTCGTATCTGTCTTTCTTCCGAAACTGCCAACGGACCGGATCAGGCGGGCCGATCCTTCGCTATCGGTCGAAAAGCCGCTGGTGGTCATCGCCAGGAGCGGTTCGAAGCGATGGATTTCGGCAGCTGA
- a CDS encoding SOS response-associated peptidase family protein — MTSATVFQSDAPLDERRVIIRRHDGDVEMVELPWGLRPRDGDARAVNVVRSEGRTFPTHRCLVPASEFRHRTFSFSLANGDWFYFAGIWRPAINDWPDSYAILTIEANDDLAPFHDRQMVVLRREQRLAWFDGLVPEGEILRRLPAGTFRVTRHSTSPVQPMLAV; from the coding sequence ATGACGAGTGCGACCGTTTTCCAGTCCGACGCTCCGCTCGACGAGCGCCGGGTGATCATAAGGCGCCATGACGGCGATGTGGAGATGGTGGAATTGCCGTGGGGGCTGCGCCCGCGCGACGGCGATGCGCGCGCCGTGAACGTCGTTCGATCGGAAGGAAGGACATTTCCAACCCACCGCTGCCTGGTGCCCGCTTCCGAGTTTCGCCACCGAACCTTCAGTTTCTCGCTCGCGAATGGTGACTGGTTCTATTTCGCGGGGATTTGGCGGCCGGCGATCAACGATTGGCCAGACTCCTATGCCATCCTGACGATCGAGGCGAATGACGATCTTGCGCCGTTTCACGACCGGCAGATGGTGGTGCTGAGACGGGAGCAACGCTTGGCCTGGTTCGACGGACTGGTACCCGAAGGCGAAATCCTTCGCCGGCTGCCGGCAGGGACATTCCGGGTTACGCGCCATTCAACCTCTCCTGTTCAGCCGATGCTGGCAGTCTAA
- a CDS encoding SOS response-associated peptidase, with product MCNDYRLMVDVASIIEDFADLKIKVRFGEGAPNLEPREDIKITDVGPIVRTLDGAPDEVELVQRRWSWPGPNKRPVYNFRSEGREFNSNRCLIIADGFYEFTEPKDPKKKRKDKWLFTKKDEPIFCIAGIWRETPEVGQAFTILTMEPGADIAPYHDRQIVILERCAWADWLDPTVSAKSLIRPLPIRTLSVEQVG from the coding sequence ATGTGCAATGATTATCGGCTGATGGTGGATGTCGCCTCGATCATCGAGGACTTCGCCGACCTGAAGATCAAGGTCCGTTTCGGCGAAGGCGCGCCGAATCTTGAACCGCGCGAGGACATCAAGATCACCGATGTCGGCCCCATCGTCAGAACGCTTGACGGAGCCCCGGATGAAGTCGAGCTCGTGCAGCGGCGCTGGAGCTGGCCCGGGCCGAACAAGCGGCCGGTGTATAATTTCCGATCTGAGGGTCGCGAGTTCAATTCCAATCGCTGCCTGATCATCGCCGACGGCTTTTACGAGTTCACCGAACCGAAGGACCCGAAGAAGAAACGCAAGGACAAATGGCTCTTCACCAAGAAGGACGAGCCGATCTTCTGCATCGCCGGAATCTGGCGTGAGACGCCGGAGGTCGGCCAGGCCTTCACCATTCTAACGATGGAGCCGGGAGCGGACATTGCCCCATACCACGACCGGCAGATCGTCATTCTCGAGCGCTGCGCCTGGGCCGACTGGCTCGACCCAACGGTGTCCGCGAAATCGCTGATCAGGCCGCTCCCCATTCGGACACTATCGGTAGAGCAGGTCGGCTGA
- the glmS gene encoding glutamine--fructose-6-phosphate transaminase (isomerizing), with protein sequence MCGIVGIVGNQPVSERLVEALKRLEYRGYDSAGVATIDAGTLQRRRAEGKLVNLESRLREEPLAGTIGIAHTRWATHGAPTERNAHPHFTEGVAVVHNGIIENFAELKDELAAAGAEFQTETDTEVVAHLLAKYRRDGLGRREAMHAMLKRVKGAYALAVLFEDDPSTIMAARNGPPLAIGHGNGEMFLGSDAIALAPFTNEITYLIDGDWAVIGKTGVHIFDFDGNVVERPRQISTAAAFLVDKGNHRHFMEKEIYEQPEVIAHALGHYVNFIENRVVPISDAIDFGKVPSLAISACGTAYLAGLIGKYWFERYARLPVEIDVASEFRYREIPLSPQSAALFISQSGETADTLASLRYCKEHGLKIGAVVNARESTIARESDAVFPILAGPEIGVASTKAFTCQLAVLAALAVGAGRARGTISGEEEQALVKSLAEMPRIMGQVLNSIQPKIESLSRELSKCHDVLYLGRGTSFPLAMEGALKLKEISYIHAEGYAAGELKHGPIALIDENMPVIVIAPHDRFFDKTVSNMQEVAARGGRIILITDEKGAAASKLDTMHTIVLPEVDEIIAPMIFSLPLQLLAYHTAVFMGTDVDQPRNLAKSVTVE encoded by the coding sequence ATGTGCGGGATTGTTGGCATCGTGGGGAATCAGCCGGTATCGGAGCGGCTGGTCGAAGCATTGAAGCGCCTGGAGTATCGCGGCTACGATTCGGCCGGCGTCGCGACGATCGACGCGGGAACGCTGCAGCGCCGGCGGGCCGAGGGCAAGCTGGTCAACCTCGAGAGCAGGTTGAGAGAGGAGCCTCTGGCCGGTACCATCGGCATCGCCCACACGCGCTGGGCAACCCATGGAGCACCCACGGAACGCAACGCCCACCCGCATTTCACTGAAGGCGTCGCCGTGGTTCACAACGGCATCATCGAGAATTTCGCCGAGCTCAAGGACGAGTTGGCGGCAGCAGGAGCGGAATTCCAGACGGAGACGGACACCGAGGTCGTCGCGCATCTTCTGGCGAAATACCGGCGCGATGGACTGGGGCGGCGCGAGGCGATGCATGCCATGCTGAAGCGCGTCAAGGGCGCCTACGCACTGGCCGTTCTCTTCGAGGACGATCCGTCGACCATCATGGCGGCACGCAACGGGCCGCCGCTGGCGATCGGCCACGGCAACGGCGAGATGTTCCTGGGTTCGGACGCGATCGCGCTTGCTCCCTTCACCAATGAAATCACCTATCTCATCGATGGTGACTGGGCCGTCATCGGCAAGACCGGCGTCCATATCTTCGATTTCGACGGCAATGTCGTCGAACGTCCGCGCCAGATTTCGACGGCTGCTGCCTTTCTGGTGGACAAGGGCAACCATCGCCATTTCATGGAGAAGGAGATCTATGAGCAGCCGGAGGTCATCGCCCATGCTCTCGGGCATTATGTGAATTTCATAGAAAATCGTGTCGTTCCGATTTCCGACGCCATCGATTTCGGCAAGGTCCCGAGCCTGGCGATCTCTGCCTGCGGCACAGCTTATCTCGCAGGCCTGATCGGCAAATACTGGTTCGAGCGCTATGCCCGCCTGCCGGTCGAAATCGACGTCGCGTCCGAATTCCGCTACCGCGAGATACCGCTGTCGCCGCAGTCGGCGGCTCTTTTCATCTCGCAGTCGGGCGAGACCGCCGACACACTGGCCTCGCTGAGATATTGCAAGGAGCACGGCCTCAAGATCGGCGCGGTGGTCAATGCCCGCGAGTCGACCATCGCACGGGAATCCGATGCGGTCTTTCCGATTCTTGCGGGCCCGGAGATCGGCGTCGCCTCGACCAAGGCTTTCACCTGCCAGCTTGCCGTCTTGGCCGCACTTGCGGTCGGCGCGGGCAGGGCCCGCGGAACGATCAGCGGCGAAGAGGAGCAAGCGCTCGTAAAGAGCCTTGCCGAAATGCCGCGCATCATGGGTCAGGTGCTGAACAGCATCCAGCCGAAGATCGAGAGTCTGTCGCGCGAACTGTCCAAATGCCACGACGTCCTTTATCTCGGCCGCGGCACCAGCTTCCCGCTGGCAATGGAAGGGGCGCTGAAGCTCAAGGAGATTTCGTATATCCACGCCGAAGGTTACGCCGCTGGCGAGCTGAAGCACGGACCGATCGCCCTGATCGACGAAAACATGCCCGTCATCGTCATCGCGCCGCATGACCGCTTCTTCGACAAGACGGTATCGAACATGCAGGAGGTGGCCGCACGCGGCGGCCGTATCATCCTGATAACCGACGAGAAAGGTGCAGCCGCGTCGAAGCTCGATACGATGCACACGATCGTGCTGCCGGAGGTCGACGAGATCATCGCGCCGATGATCTTCTCATTGCCGCTCCAGCTTCTCGCCTACCATACCGCCGTCTTCATGGGGACCGACGTGGACCAGCCGCGCAACCTTGCGAAATCGGTAACGGTCGAATGA